In a single window of the Streptomyces sp. CGMCC 4.7035 genome:
- a CDS encoding LysR family transcriptional regulator has translation MLDVRRILLFTEVARRGSVTATARALNYTPSAVSQQVSRLEAEAGQPLLERHARGVTLTDAGRALAERGERIERELTAAENELADFAGLRAGTLRVGTFPTVGASLLPRAVIAFRQTHPDVRLTVRSARIAGLWAMLENREIEMSLMWDYDWNRIDREDIVVTSLVDDPPALLVGKDHPLAGRSSAALADFADDAWITRADHHPVAEALARSCRAVGFEPQIAYEAHDYQEAQAMVAAGIGVALAPTLALEGIRGGVSVLPLLPPAPVRRILLVRMSDHALTPAAEAFAGFLRDSAAVAGGR, from the coding sequence ATGCTCGATGTCCGGCGCATCCTGCTGTTCACCGAGGTCGCCCGGCGAGGTTCGGTCACGGCGACCGCACGAGCCCTCAACTACACGCCGTCAGCGGTGTCGCAGCAGGTCAGCCGCCTGGAGGCGGAGGCCGGGCAACCACTCCTCGAGCGTCATGCGCGGGGCGTCACACTCACCGACGCGGGGCGCGCGCTGGCCGAGCGGGGAGAGCGGATCGAGCGCGAACTGACGGCAGCGGAGAACGAACTCGCCGACTTCGCGGGACTGCGAGCGGGCACGCTCCGCGTCGGAACCTTCCCCACCGTCGGCGCTTCCCTCCTCCCGCGGGCCGTGATCGCCTTCCGCCAGACACACCCCGACGTACGGCTGACGGTGCGCAGCGCCCGTATCGCGGGGCTGTGGGCAATGCTGGAGAACCGCGAGATCGAGATGTCCCTGATGTGGGACTACGACTGGAACCGCATCGACCGCGAGGACATCGTCGTCACCTCGCTCGTCGACGACCCTCCGGCACTCCTGGTCGGCAAGGACCACCCTCTCGCCGGCCGGTCTTCGGCCGCCCTCGCCGACTTCGCCGACGACGCGTGGATCACCCGTGCCGACCACCACCCGGTGGCCGAGGCCCTCGCCCGAAGCTGCCGCGCGGTCGGCTTCGAGCCACAGATCGCCTACGAGGCCCACGACTACCAGGAGGCCCAGGCCATGGTCGCCGCCGGCATCGGCGTCGCCCTCGCACCCACCCTCGCCCTGGAAGGCATCCGAGGAGGCGTCAGCGTCCTGCCGCTCCTGCCCCCGGCCCCGGTGCGCCGCATCCTCCTGGTACGCATGAGCGACCACGCACTGACGCCGGCCGCCGAGGCCTTCGCGGGGTTCCTGCGGGACAGCGCGGCGGTCGCCGGGGGGCGATGA
- a CDS encoding RICIN domain-containing protein, with product MFKGVSRPPAGRWWRGAAAFLTLLGGLAALLLPATEAHAATVSFTTGAARTDQNGNTLQLHGLGIIKVGDTWYGFGEDKTGETSSDTSFQDIACYSSTDLADWAYQGQALGRQSSGDLGPSRVVERPKVIYNKSTSTYVMYMHIDSKNYSEAKVGVATSSTPCGPYTYRGSFRPLGQLSRDLGLFQDTDGTGYLLSEDRNNGLRIDRLSADYLSVDSAVAVLGSSGSSGSVEAPAMIKKDGTYYVFGSRLTGWSLNDNIYATATSLGGPWSSFRNLAAPGTHTYGSQTANVITVQGSSGTTYIYAGDRWNTSDLGASKLIWLPLTIRGTTVNLGQYPTWSLDTSAGTWTADSGTPAEGVHTLKNVNSSLLMDVSSGSVANGAKIIQWPSNGGTNQQWTLTRVADNIYTLKSVKSGLCLDVPSHSTDTGVQLEQWTCNGGTNQQWFLDLVGSYTGSTYMLAGVGSDLEISVANASTTSGAAVEQETGTGATSQRWSLS from the coding sequence ATGTTCAAGGGAGTTTCCCGGCCGCCCGCCGGCCGATGGTGGCGCGGAGCCGCAGCGTTCCTGACCCTCCTGGGAGGCCTTGCGGCGCTGCTGCTTCCGGCGACCGAGGCGCACGCGGCCACGGTGTCGTTCACCACGGGTGCCGCACGCACCGACCAGAACGGCAACACCCTGCAGCTGCACGGCCTCGGCATCATCAAGGTGGGAGACACCTGGTACGGCTTCGGCGAGGACAAGACCGGCGAGACCTCGTCGGACACGTCCTTCCAGGACATCGCCTGCTACTCCTCCACCGATCTCGCCGACTGGGCCTACCAGGGCCAGGCCCTGGGACGGCAGAGCAGCGGCGACCTCGGCCCCAGCCGCGTCGTGGAGCGACCCAAGGTCATCTATAACAAGTCGACCAGCACATACGTGATGTACATGCACATCGACAGCAAGAACTACTCCGAGGCCAAGGTCGGCGTGGCGACCAGCAGCACCCCGTGCGGCCCCTACACCTACCGGGGAAGCTTCCGGCCGCTGGGCCAACTCAGCCGGGACCTCGGCCTGTTCCAGGACACCGACGGCACCGGCTACCTGCTGAGCGAGGACCGCAACAACGGCCTGCGCATCGACAGACTGTCCGCCGACTACCTGTCCGTGGACAGCGCGGTGGCGGTGCTCGGCAGCAGCGGCAGCAGCGGCAGCGTCGAGGCCCCCGCCATGATCAAGAAGGACGGGACCTACTACGTCTTCGGCTCCCGCCTGACGGGCTGGAGCCTCAACGACAACATCTACGCCACCGCCACGTCACTGGGCGGCCCCTGGTCGTCCTTCCGGAACTTGGCCGCGCCCGGCACCCACACCTACGGCAGCCAGACGGCGAACGTCATCACCGTCCAGGGCTCCTCCGGCACCACCTACATCTACGCCGGCGACCGCTGGAACACCTCCGACCTCGGCGCGTCGAAACTGATCTGGCTGCCCCTGACCATCAGGGGCACCACGGTGAACCTCGGCCAGTACCCCACCTGGTCACTCGACACCTCAGCGGGAACCTGGACGGCCGACAGCGGGACCCCCGCTGAGGGCGTCCACACCCTGAAGAACGTCAACAGCTCTCTGCTGATGGACGTGTCGAGCGGCTCCGTGGCGAACGGCGCCAAGATCATCCAGTGGCCGTCCAACGGCGGTACCAACCAGCAGTGGACGCTCACGCGGGTGGCGGACAACATCTACACGCTCAAGAGCGTGAAGAGCGGCCTGTGCCTGGACGTACCGAGCCATTCGACCGACACCGGCGTCCAGTTGGAGCAGTGGACGTGTAACGGCGGGACCAACCAGCAGTGGTTCCTCGACCTGGTCGGCAGCTACACCGGCAGCACCTACATGCTCGCCGGCGTGGGCAGCGACCTGGAAATCAGTGTCGCGAACGCCTCGACCACCAGCGGGGCGGCCGTGGAGCAAGAAACGGGCACAGGCGCGACAAGCCAGCGGTGGAGTCTTTCCTGA
- a CDS encoding glycoside hydrolase family 97 protein has product MPGRQEPSRRGVLKGAAVTAATAALGIGSTYPAEAADASVTATSLDGATSITMSLTGGSLQWSARRNGATVVASSAMGLRLSDGTTFGTDAVLTNYQHWHVDTTWNPLYGRNATVSDAYQEMRWNLRDNRTSINFGVQIRAYATGIAFRYVLLDSGTATIAGELTTFVFPDGTLVYSARDEDDYNPVAPGSIPSTGTSSTDTGPLTDLPLTATYSSGLIACVCESARANYPRTMLSSVSGQPNTLAAYLMRHTARGSGPVQTTSTVTTPFATSWRAVVIGSTHAELVDNAELVLNLAPPAALADTSWIKPGKVFRCNLTTRDGLAGVDFAVARGLQYIEYDSGWYGPEHTSTDATQPIPAIDMPKVISYAAGKGIGVILYVNPMAISSPDSLFALYRSWGVAGVKLGFINDGTQAMTNQIIAWARTAATHKLLIDMHDDVRPFGYERTYPNWISMEGVRGNEHFPTATHNVTLPFARNIGGPMDYTICYGQSRDRTTNAHQMAMAAVYYQPLNFLYWYSTPSQYSTPSNWPGLPWFDAIPTVWDQSRTLAGSIGEYIAVARRSGTTWYLGAMTNETARTLSIPLSFLGSGTYTATIYADGTPGSSPYQTPVAVSTRTVTSSTTLRVAMAPAGGQAVVLSHG; this is encoded by the coding sequence ATGCCAGGGCGTCAGGAACCTTCCCGCCGCGGGGTGCTCAAGGGCGCGGCTGTCACCGCCGCAACGGCCGCGCTGGGTATCGGCAGCACGTATCCGGCCGAGGCCGCAGACGCCTCGGTCACCGCGACGTCGCTCGACGGCGCCACCAGCATCACCATGTCGCTGACGGGCGGCTCGCTCCAGTGGTCGGCCCGGCGTAACGGCGCGACAGTCGTGGCCAGTTCGGCCATGGGGCTGCGGCTGAGCGACGGAACCACCTTCGGCACCGACGCCGTTCTGACGAACTATCAGCACTGGCACGTCGACACCACCTGGAACCCGTTGTACGGGCGCAACGCGACCGTCTCCGACGCCTACCAGGAGATGCGCTGGAACCTCCGGGACAACCGCACCTCCATCAACTTCGGTGTCCAGATCCGGGCCTATGCGACCGGCATAGCGTTCCGTTACGTCCTGCTGGACTCGGGCACCGCCACCATCGCCGGCGAACTGACGACGTTCGTCTTCCCGGACGGCACACTCGTCTACAGCGCGCGGGACGAGGACGACTACAACCCGGTCGCGCCCGGCTCCATCCCGTCCACCGGAACCTCCTCCACGGACACCGGTCCCCTGACCGACCTCCCCCTCACCGCGACCTACAGCAGCGGGCTCATCGCCTGTGTCTGCGAGTCGGCCCGCGCCAACTACCCTCGGACGATGCTCAGTTCGGTCTCCGGACAGCCCAACACCCTCGCGGCGTACCTGATGCGTCACACGGCCCGCGGCTCCGGACCGGTCCAGACGACCTCCACCGTCACCACACCGTTCGCCACGTCCTGGCGCGCCGTGGTGATCGGCTCCACCCACGCCGAACTGGTCGACAACGCGGAGCTGGTACTCAACCTGGCCCCGCCCGCAGCCCTCGCCGACACGTCGTGGATCAAGCCGGGCAAAGTCTTCCGGTGCAATCTGACCACCAGGGACGGGCTGGCGGGCGTCGACTTCGCCGTCGCCCGCGGCCTGCAGTACATCGAGTACGACTCGGGGTGGTACGGCCCCGAGCACACCTCGACCGACGCCACGCAGCCGATCCCCGCCATCGACATGCCCAAGGTCATCTCCTACGCCGCCGGCAAGGGTATCGGCGTCATCCTCTACGTCAACCCCATGGCCATAAGCAGCCCGGACAGCCTGTTCGCCCTGTACCGGAGCTGGGGTGTGGCGGGCGTCAAGCTGGGCTTCATCAACGACGGCACCCAGGCGATGACGAACCAGATCATCGCCTGGGCCAGGACGGCGGCGACGCACAAGCTACTGATCGACATGCACGACGACGTGCGGCCGTTCGGCTACGAGCGGACCTACCCCAACTGGATCAGCATGGAGGGCGTGCGGGGCAACGAGCACTTCCCGACCGCCACCCACAACGTCACCCTGCCCTTCGCCCGCAACATCGGCGGGCCGATGGACTACACCATCTGCTACGGCCAGTCCCGCGACCGGACGACCAACGCCCACCAGATGGCGATGGCCGCCGTGTACTACCAGCCCCTGAACTTCCTGTACTGGTACAGCACCCCCTCGCAGTACTCCACCCCTTCCAACTGGCCCGGTCTGCCCTGGTTCGACGCCATCCCCACCGTCTGGGACCAGAGCCGGACCCTTGCCGGTTCGATCGGCGAGTACATCGCCGTCGCCCGGCGCAGCGGCACCACCTGGTACCTGGGGGCGATGACCAACGAGACCGCCCGGACCCTTTCGATCCCGCTGTCCTTCCTCGGCAGCGGCACCTACACCGCCACGATCTACGCCGACGGAACGCCGGGCAGCAGCCCTTACCAGACCCCCGTCGCAGTGAGCACACGGACCGTGACCTCGTCGACCACCCTGCGCGTCGCGATGGCCCCCGCGGGCGGCCAGGCAGTCGTCCTGAGCCATGGATGA
- a CDS encoding DUF2399 domain-containing protein, with protein sequence MENPSILALSFHRFGPGCPPLVCTSGRPNSGPTTSPSRRPRRRGAALRGRPRTTRPKGSLHYERPMWSRGLGPCIARRGEPSMGVPPLRRNQQPCEQVSKYCRRDALGLDLRAVDGQSPVLRRDGPVLLS encoded by the coding sequence GTGGAGAACCCCAGCATCCTGGCTCTGTCCTTCCATCGCTTCGGCCCGGGCTGTCCGCCGCTCGTGTGCACATCCGGCCGGCCCAACAGCGGGCCGACCACCTCCCCTTCTCGCAGACCACGGCGCCGTGGCGCCGCCCTCCGCGGTCGCCCGCGCACCACACGACCTAAGGGGTCCTTGCACTATGAGCGTCCGATGTGGTCCCGTGGTCTGGGGCCGTGCATCGCAAGGCGCGGAGAGCCCTCGATGGGGGTGCCCCCGCTCCGGCGAAATCAGCAGCCGTGCGAGCAGGTCAGCAAGTACTGCCGTCGAGACGCTCTCGGCCTTGACCTTCGCGCGGTTGATGGACAGTCGCCCGTTCTTCGCCGAGACGGACCCGTACTGCTGTCGTAA
- a CDS encoding FAD-dependent monooxygenase: MLDATRPGAVLHHDVNELPIPLPSYTVGRVALLGDAAHVMTRNLGQGACQALEVAVTLAAALAAEHTVEAELARYDAEHRPHARQSPGPPGRLGQQLSHPVAVTLRSAALRLTPPRSIRMILRHPAGCYHAWPDRRTGAARHGSRSGAAPGA; the protein is encoded by the coding sequence TTGCTTGATGCGACCCGGCCCGGCGCCGTTCTCCACCACGACGTCAACGAACTCCCCATCCCGCTGCCTTCGTACACGGTCGGCCGGGTCGCACTGCTGGGCGACGCGGCACACGTGATGACGCGCAACCTCGGACAGGGCGCCTGCCAGGCTTTGGAGGTCGCGGTCACCCTGGCCGCGGCCCTCGCCGCCGAGCACACCGTCGAAGCCGAGCTCGCCCGTTACGACGCCGAGCACCGTCCGCATGCCCGGCAGTCGCCCGGGCCGCCCGGGAGGCTGGGCCAGCAGCTTTCCCACCCGGTGGCCGTCACCCTGCGCAGTGCGGCCCTGCGGCTGACGCCTCCTCGCTCGATCCGCATGATCCTGCGGCACCCGGCTGGGTGCTACCACGCCTGGCCCGATCGGAGGACCGGTGCCGCCCGGCACGGTAGCCGGTCCGGGGCGGCGCCTGGCGCGTAG
- a CDS encoding alpha-L-fucosidase, protein MINRRQFLASATGVAAAAVAGNVLAAGTARAATTYTATWASVDQHNPAPEWFKDAKFGIYYHWGVFSVPAYDSEWYPRNMYISGSKANSHHIATYGDPSVWPYHNFINGANDLNGSFNKFAPKLKSAGGNFDPDEWAQLFADAGARFAGPVAEHHDGFSMWNSSVNEWNSVAKGPRLNLLQLFTDSIRAKGLKLLVAMHHAFNFNGFYDHVPAQSDPSLQKLYGQLGATAENQLWYDKLKEVIDLAQPDIIWQDFDLNKINQTQQLNFLSYYYNQANTWGREVVATYKDGFNGHGEVFDYERGGPADITAPYWLTDDSISSSSWCYTNGIGYYSTKQMLHSLIDRVSKNGNMLLNIAPMADGTIPQAQKDILLGIGDYLGRFGESVYSTRAWTAYGEGPTHMGGGAFTAPQVGTAQDIRFTRNKNNTVLYATVLGWPGSTLTISTLNSARINVSSLTSAQLLNSTAGTYTNLPTPTQDSTGLHVTLPSSSAPFSALAYVVKLTFSGQIPTLKPLSGAVAYQDVNYSGGHAVLSIGSYTADQLTLAGLPSRSLSSLKLAPGYQAIGYSGDNFTGTAWTFTADNADLRGTGNNDAAVSMKVQLNPSSWFRITNVTDGLVLDSGGNVPSGSNLKQWTWNGSTNLQWQAVELGNGYYKLVNRAGGMVADGGGATTNGSAALAAVWNGGTSQQWQLRYQGGGRYWIVNRATGLVLDGGGNVPSGSVTRQWSGNSSSNVQWTFTAV, encoded by the coding sequence ATGATCAACAGACGCCAGTTTTTGGCGAGTGCCACGGGTGTCGCGGCGGCAGCAGTCGCAGGCAACGTGCTCGCAGCCGGCACCGCCCGGGCCGCGACCACGTACACCGCGACGTGGGCCTCGGTCGACCAGCACAACCCGGCTCCCGAGTGGTTCAAGGACGCCAAATTCGGCATCTACTACCACTGGGGCGTGTTCAGCGTGCCCGCCTATGACAGCGAGTGGTACCCGCGCAACATGTACATCAGTGGGAGCAAGGCCAACAGCCACCACATCGCCACGTACGGCGACCCGTCGGTGTGGCCTTACCACAACTTCATCAACGGCGCGAACGACCTGAACGGCTCCTTCAACAAGTTCGCCCCGAAGCTGAAGTCGGCGGGCGGGAACTTCGACCCGGACGAGTGGGCGCAGCTCTTCGCCGACGCCGGCGCCCGGTTCGCCGGACCGGTCGCCGAGCACCACGACGGATTCTCCATGTGGAACAGCTCGGTCAACGAGTGGAACTCGGTCGCCAAAGGCCCCCGGCTCAACCTTCTCCAGCTGTTCACCGACTCCATCCGCGCCAAGGGGCTGAAGCTCCTGGTGGCCATGCACCACGCGTTCAACTTCAACGGCTTCTACGACCACGTGCCCGCGCAGTCCGACCCGAGCCTCCAGAAGCTGTACGGGCAGTTGGGCGCCACGGCCGAGAACCAGCTGTGGTACGACAAGCTCAAGGAGGTCATTGACCTCGCCCAGCCGGACATCATCTGGCAGGACTTCGACCTAAACAAGATCAACCAGACGCAGCAGCTGAACTTCCTGTCGTACTACTACAACCAGGCGAACACCTGGGGCCGCGAAGTCGTCGCCACCTACAAGGACGGCTTCAACGGCCACGGCGAGGTCTTCGACTACGAGCGCGGCGGCCCCGCCGACATCACCGCCCCCTACTGGCTCACCGACGACAGCATCTCAAGCTCCAGCTGGTGCTACACGAACGGCATCGGCTACTACAGCACCAAGCAGATGCTGCACTCACTGATCGACAGGGTCAGCAAGAACGGCAACATGCTGCTCAACATCGCCCCGATGGCGGACGGCACGATTCCCCAGGCCCAGAAGGACATCCTCCTCGGCATCGGCGACTACCTGGGCCGCTTCGGCGAGTCGGTCTACTCGACCCGGGCCTGGACCGCGTACGGCGAAGGTCCCACGCACATGGGCGGCGGAGCCTTCACCGCCCCGCAAGTCGGCACCGCGCAGGACATCCGCTTCACCCGGAACAAGAACAACACCGTCCTGTACGCCACGGTCCTCGGCTGGCCGGGAAGCACTCTGACGATATCGACGCTCAACTCGGCCCGGATCAACGTCAGCTCCCTGACCTCGGCGCAGCTGCTGAACTCCACCGCCGGCACGTACACGAACCTGCCCACGCCAACGCAGGACTCGACCGGGCTGCACGTGACCCTGCCGTCGTCGTCGGCGCCGTTCTCCGCCCTCGCCTATGTCGTGAAGCTGACCTTCTCCGGCCAGATACCGACCCTGAAGCCGCTGTCCGGGGCCGTGGCCTATCAGGACGTCAACTACTCCGGTGGCCACGCCGTGCTCTCCATCGGCTCCTACACCGCCGACCAGTTGACGCTCGCAGGCCTGCCCAGCCGCAGCCTTTCCTCGCTGAAGCTGGCCCCCGGCTACCAGGCCATCGGCTACTCCGGCGACAACTTCACCGGCACCGCCTGGACCTTCACCGCCGACAACGCCGACCTACGAGGCACCGGCAACAACGACGCCGCCGTGTCGATGAAGGTGCAGCTCAACCCCTCGTCGTGGTTCAGGATCACCAACGTCACAGACGGGCTGGTGCTGGACAGCGGAGGGAACGTCCCCAGCGGCTCCAACCTCAAGCAGTGGACCTGGAACGGCAGCACCAACCTGCAGTGGCAGGCCGTCGAGCTCGGCAACGGCTACTACAAGCTGGTCAACCGCGCAGGCGGCATGGTCGCCGACGGCGGGGGCGCCACCACGAACGGCTCCGCCGCCCTGGCGGCCGTCTGGAACGGTGGCACCAGCCAGCAGTGGCAGCTCAGGTACCAGGGTGGTGGCAGGTACTGGATCGTCAACCGCGCCACCGGCCTCGTCCTCGACGGCGGCGGCAACGTGCCCTCGGGCTCCGTGACCAGGCAGTGGTCCGGGAACAGCAGCTCCAACGTGCAGTGGACCTTCACTGCGGTCTGA
- a CDS encoding beta-L-arabinofuranosidase domain-containing protein, with protein sequence MSSSVSRRRLLQVAGATAAASATGSFIGASPAQAAIPPTRADVGVSAHPFELGQVRLTASRWLDNQNRTQNYLRFVDVDRLLYNFRANHRLSTNGAAANGGWDAPTFPFRTHVQGHFLTAWAQLYAVTGDTTCRDKATTMVAELAKCQANNSAAGFNAGYLSGYPESDFTALEQRTLTNGNVPYYTIHKTLAGLLDVWRHIGSTQARDVLLALAGWVDWRTGRLSSQQMQAMLGTEFGGMNTVLTDLYQQTGDARWLTVAQRFDHAAVFDPLASNQDQLSGLHANTQVPKWIGAAREYKATGTTRYRDIASNAWNFCVNAHTYAIGGNSQAEHFRAPNAISGYLNKDTCESCNTINMLTLTRELFTVDPDRVALFDYYERAWLNQMIGQQNPADDHGHVTYFTPLNPGGRRGVGPAWGGGTWSTDYGTFWCCQGTGLEMHTRLMDSIYFHSDNTLIVNMFVPSVLTWSERGITVTQTTSYPVSDTTTLQVTGSVGGTWAMRIRIPRWTTGATISVNGVAQNIATTPGSYATLSRSWTSGDTVTVRLPMRIVMRAANDNANVAAITYGPVVLSGNYGDSTLSSLPTLNTSSITRTGSSSLAFTATANGSTVNLGPFYDAHGFNYTVYWNAGGTFRLANAASGLLLGIQNMSTADGGRALQWSDNGTADHDWYMITDGSAVRFRNVNSGKVLGVLNMSKADGATVLQWSDNGTADHRWTLLDQGDGTYKIRNENSGKLLAIANSSTAVGAFAVQDADDGTADNRWRILGN encoded by the coding sequence ATGTCTTCCTCTGTCAGTAGACGGCGCCTCCTGCAAGTAGCCGGGGCTACCGCCGCCGCCTCTGCCACCGGATCCTTCATCGGCGCATCCCCCGCCCAGGCGGCCATCCCTCCCACAAGGGCCGACGTCGGAGTCTCCGCGCACCCCTTCGAACTCGGCCAGGTCCGGCTCACCGCGAGCCGGTGGCTGGACAATCAGAACCGTACGCAGAACTACCTGCGGTTCGTCGATGTCGACCGGCTGCTGTACAACTTCCGCGCCAACCACCGGCTGTCCACCAACGGTGCGGCTGCCAACGGCGGCTGGGACGCGCCGACGTTTCCCTTCCGCACCCACGTGCAAGGGCACTTCCTCACGGCCTGGGCACAGTTGTACGCGGTGACCGGGGACACCACCTGCCGGGACAAGGCAACCACCATGGTCGCGGAGTTGGCCAAATGCCAGGCCAACAACAGCGCAGCCGGTTTCAACGCCGGGTACCTCTCCGGCTACCCCGAGTCCGACTTCACCGCTCTCGAGCAGAGGACCCTGACCAACGGCAACGTGCCCTACTACACCATCCACAAGACCCTCGCCGGCCTGCTGGACGTGTGGCGCCACATCGGCAGCACACAAGCCCGGGACGTGCTGCTCGCCCTGGCGGGATGGGTCGACTGGCGCACCGGCCGGCTGAGCAGCCAGCAGATGCAGGCCATGCTGGGAACGGAGTTCGGTGGCATGAACACCGTGCTGACCGATCTCTACCAGCAGACAGGCGACGCGCGGTGGCTCACCGTCGCTCAGCGCTTCGACCACGCCGCGGTGTTCGACCCCCTGGCGTCCAACCAGGACCAGCTCAGCGGACTGCACGCCAACACCCAGGTACCCAAGTGGATCGGGGCCGCCCGGGAGTACAAGGCCACCGGCACGACCCGCTACCGGGACATCGCCTCCAATGCCTGGAACTTCTGCGTCAATGCGCACACCTATGCCATCGGAGGGAACAGTCAGGCGGAGCACTTCCGCGCGCCGAACGCCATCTCCGGCTATCTGAACAAGGACACGTGCGAAAGCTGCAACACCATCAACATGCTCACCCTCACCCGGGAACTGTTCACGGTGGACCCGGACCGGGTCGCACTGTTCGACTACTACGAGCGGGCGTGGCTGAACCAGATGATCGGCCAGCAGAACCCGGCCGACGACCACGGCCACGTCACCTACTTCACCCCGCTCAACCCGGGAGGCCGGCGCGGTGTGGGCCCAGCGTGGGGCGGCGGCACCTGGAGCACCGACTACGGCACCTTCTGGTGCTGCCAGGGCACGGGCCTGGAGATGCACACCAGGCTCATGGACTCCATCTACTTCCACAGTGACAACACGCTGATCGTGAACATGTTCGTGCCCTCGGTGCTCACCTGGTCGGAGCGCGGCATCACGGTCACCCAGACCACGTCGTACCCGGTCAGCGACACGACGACCTTGCAGGTCACCGGCAGCGTCGGCGGAACCTGGGCGATGCGCATCCGTATCCCGAGATGGACCACCGGGGCCACCATCAGCGTCAACGGCGTCGCGCAGAACATCGCCACCACGCCCGGCAGTTACGCCACCCTGAGCCGCTCGTGGACCTCCGGCGACACGGTCACCGTCCGCCTGCCCATGCGGATCGTCATGCGAGCGGCCAACGACAACGCGAACGTCGCCGCGATCACCTACGGCCCGGTGGTCCTGTCGGGCAACTACGGTGACTCCACGCTCAGCTCCCTGCCGACGCTGAACACCTCGTCCATCACACGGACCGGCAGCAGTTCACTCGCCTTCACCGCCACCGCCAACGGATCCACCGTCAACCTGGGCCCGTTCTACGACGCGCACGGCTTCAACTACACCGTCTACTGGAACGCCGGCGGCACCTTCCGTCTCGCCAACGCGGCCAGCGGTCTCCTGCTGGGCATCCAGAACATGTCCACGGCCGACGGTGGCCGCGCTCTCCAGTGGTCGGACAACGGCACCGCCGACCACGACTGGTACATGATCACCGACGGAAGCGCGGTGCGCTTCCGCAACGTCAACAGCGGCAAGGTGCTCGGCGTCCTGAACATGTCCAAGGCCGACGGCGCGACTGTCCTCCAGTGGTCCGACAACGGTACCGCCGACCATCGATGGACGCTGCTCGACCAGGGAGACGGGACCTACAAGATCCGCAACGAGAACAGCGGCAAGTTGCTCGCCATCGCGAACAGCTCCACCGCTGTCGGTGCGTTCGCGGTCCAGGACGCGGACGACGGCACCGCCGACAACCGGTGGCGCATCTTGGGGAACTAG